A window from Leifsonia shinshuensis encodes these proteins:
- a CDS encoding Ig-like domain-containing protein has product MNSSSAGHGRKLLAGGALALATAGLTFGIAGAANAAVTTDSDGRALSDIRLTPKAPATDFSVPGTTGTLTFEQWDGVTSPGSTFTYQVGGEDSRTITLPEGLVFSGSCKDSETASTKYYCTVSEDGRTRTSRTVYTQPVTIPATTAPSTASYPVTSTGLVSGAVTVSLAAPTGTTSHGPLTLSAIPVGSVAPLVVSGAGQADGSGSVPLTGTAEPGATVTVKDAAGDLVGTKIVGVDGAWSVPVPSGTSSPLSITQTVGALTGSPVTFDVAALPVWPGLAAAGALLVAGFGGSRLIRRTRNTTHA; this is encoded by the coding sequence GTGAACTCATCCTCAGCAGGCCACGGCCGCAAGCTGCTCGCCGGTGGCGCGCTCGCTCTCGCAACCGCCGGACTCACTTTTGGCATCGCTGGCGCGGCAAATGCAGCTGTGACCACCGACAGCGACGGCCGCGCCCTCAGCGACATCAGACTGACTCCCAAGGCTCCTGCTACGGACTTCTCGGTCCCTGGGACAACCGGCACTCTCACGTTCGAGCAGTGGGACGGTGTCACTTCGCCCGGTTCGACGTTCACTTACCAAGTGGGCGGCGAAGATTCTCGGACGATCACGTTGCCGGAAGGCCTCGTGTTCTCTGGTTCATGTAAGGACAGCGAGACGGCATCGACGAAGTACTACTGCACAGTTTCGGAGGACGGCCGGACCCGCACGTCCCGGACGGTGTACACCCAGCCGGTCACGATTCCTGCTACCACGGCTCCGAGTACTGCGTCCTATCCGGTCACATCAACCGGGCTCGTTAGTGGGGCGGTGACCGTATCACTCGCGGCGCCAACGGGGACCACGAGCCATGGTCCCCTCACGCTCTCAGCGATCCCGGTCGGTTCCGTTGCGCCGCTGGTCGTGTCGGGTGCGGGTCAGGCGGATGGTTCGGGGAGCGTTCCGCTGACGGGCACTGCGGAGCCGGGTGCGACCGTGACCGTCAAGGATGCGGCCGGCGATCTGGTGGGCACCAAGATCGTCGGCGTCGATGGTGCCTGGTCGGTGCCGGTCCCGAGCGGCACTTCTTCGCCCTTGTCGATCACGCAGACCGTCGGTGCTCTCACCGGTTCGCCGGTGACTTTCGACGTGGCCGCGCTGCCGGTGTGGCCCGGTCTCGCGGCAGCTGGTGCGCTCCTGGTCGCCGGCTTCGGAGGAAGCAGACTCATCCGCCGAACGCGCAACACCACCCACGCCTGA
- a CDS encoding DUF308 domain-containing protein: MSVNDPTDPMLHEFSLDARQMTRSAINAIRTALGISGAIGVILGIVLLFWPEKTIAVLAVFLGIYFLVAGILRLGVGIFSRGMRGGARALNIILGVLLIFVGIVALKNVSAAAVTLVIFTVAFIGVGWIIEGVMALAEAGRSASAGWSITFGILSILAGIVVLVLPVSSAAFLLLFAAIALIVLGVIGIVRAFTFGRDVLKATDTTPAAPRVA, from the coding sequence ATGAGCGTGAACGACCCCACCGACCCGATGCTGCACGAGTTCTCCCTGGACGCCCGTCAGATGACGCGCTCCGCCATCAACGCCATCCGCACCGCGCTCGGCATCAGTGGCGCCATCGGCGTGATCCTCGGCATCGTGCTGCTGTTCTGGCCCGAGAAGACCATCGCCGTGCTCGCGGTCTTCCTCGGCATCTACTTCCTGGTCGCCGGCATCCTGCGTCTCGGCGTCGGGATCTTCAGCCGCGGGATGCGCGGGGGCGCGCGTGCGCTCAACATCATCCTCGGCGTGCTGCTCATCTTCGTCGGGATCGTGGCGCTCAAGAACGTCTCCGCCGCAGCGGTCACGCTGGTGATCTTCACCGTCGCGTTCATCGGCGTCGGCTGGATCATCGAGGGCGTCATGGCGCTGGCCGAAGCCGGCCGCTCCGCTTCCGCGGGCTGGTCGATCACGTTCGGCATCCTGAGCATCCTCGCGGGCATCGTGGTGCTCGTCCTGCCGGTCTCGTCGGCCGCGTTCCTGCTGCTGTTCGCGGCGATCGCGCTGATCGTCCTCGGCGTCATCGGGATCGTCCGCGCCTTCACCTTCGGCCGCGACGTCCTCAAGGCCACGGACACGACCCCGGCTGCACCGCGCGTCGCCTGA
- a CDS encoding SDR family oxidoreductase — protein MANPLPPGSLTGKRALVTGSSRGIGADTAQYLAEAGASVVINYRNKEARAIKLVDSIVANGGTAIAIGADLTDQESVAAMFRSVSDAWGGLDVLVLNASGGMESGMAEDYAMQLNRDAQVNTLTAALPLLGEGARVVFVTSHQAHFIQTTPTMPEYEAVALSKRAGEDALRALLPQLEEKGVEFVVVSGDMIEGTITATLLNRLNPGAIDARKEAAGRLYNVSEFAAEVAAAVIDPIPVDHTRLVGDVSSFTPIAE, from the coding sequence GTGGCAAACCCCCTTCCCCCTGGTTCGCTGACGGGCAAGCGCGCCCTCGTCACCGGCTCGTCGCGCGGTATCGGAGCCGACACCGCGCAGTACCTCGCGGAGGCGGGCGCGAGCGTGGTGATCAACTACCGCAACAAGGAGGCGCGCGCGATCAAGCTCGTCGACTCCATCGTCGCGAACGGCGGCACCGCGATCGCGATCGGCGCGGACCTGACCGATCAGGAGTCGGTTGCGGCCATGTTCCGGTCCGTCTCGGACGCCTGGGGCGGCCTCGACGTGCTCGTACTCAACGCGTCCGGCGGCATGGAGTCCGGCATGGCCGAGGACTACGCGATGCAGCTGAACCGCGACGCGCAGGTCAACACCCTGACCGCGGCCCTCCCGCTGCTCGGCGAGGGCGCCCGGGTCGTCTTCGTGACCAGCCACCAGGCGCACTTCATCCAGACGACGCCGACGATGCCGGAGTACGAGGCCGTCGCGCTGAGCAAGCGTGCGGGTGAGGACGCGCTGCGCGCGCTGCTCCCGCAGCTCGAGGAGAAGGGTGTGGAGTTCGTGGTCGTGTCGGGCGACATGATCGAGGGCACCATCACCGCCACGCTCCTCAACCGGCTCAACCCGGGCGCGATCGACGCCCGCAAGGAGGCGGCCGGACGCCTGTACAACGTCAGCGAGTTCGCGGCCGAGGTCGCCGCGGCCGTGATCGACCCGATCCCCGTCGATCACACCCGCCTCGTCGGCGACGTGTCGAGCTTCACCCCGATCGCCGAATGA
- the lnt gene encoding apolipoprotein N-acyltransferase produces the protein MRTPSRAPLPLWLAVLLAAAAGPVLDAGFPDKDVWPLTFVGIAMVLLAQRGRRAGSGFLVGFVAGVSFYLVHVAWTALYLGPVPWVALSVLEALFCGAGGVLLTLAYRWLPRAFPTLLGRLGLLPVVIGGLWVLREFVTGTWPYGGFSWGRVAESQSTSPLAPMVAWLGISGVSFVMVWLVALLVESPFTVEVGSASRALLAGIAVALVFAVPAWPATTHGTTRIAAVQGNGPAGYFDNAPEGAVFDTQVTETLQIPAKERTGANRVDMVVWPEGSALPDPTRDPQTAEALDALGRLYKAPFIVGTITQRDDKLYNTSLQWEAGRGAVDYYDKKHPVPFGEYVPDRAFWRPFAPSLIDLIGRDYTPGTRDNVFDVGGVRAGISICFDIVDDQLLTDMMRGGAQVILAQTNNADFGETDENQQQLAIARLRAIESGRSLVNISTVGSSQIIGPDGSTISSIAPFKPGHMVADVPLGTTTTPATLLSRGIEFLVAGLGLFGLFAAFVGRRNPALLPLVPLQEPRRAADMKRPSSPRR, from the coding sequence GTGCGCACCCCCTCCCGAGCCCCGCTTCCGCTCTGGCTCGCGGTGCTGCTGGCGGCGGCTGCAGGCCCTGTGCTGGACGCCGGTTTCCCGGACAAGGATGTGTGGCCGCTCACGTTCGTCGGCATCGCCATGGTGCTGCTGGCCCAGCGGGGACGCCGTGCCGGCTCGGGCTTCCTCGTCGGCTTCGTCGCGGGCGTCTCGTTCTACCTCGTGCATGTCGCCTGGACGGCCCTCTACCTCGGTCCGGTGCCCTGGGTCGCGCTGTCGGTCTTGGAGGCGCTGTTCTGTGGCGCGGGCGGCGTCCTGCTGACCCTCGCGTACCGCTGGCTGCCGCGGGCGTTCCCCACGCTGCTCGGGCGGCTCGGCCTGCTGCCGGTGGTGATCGGCGGCCTCTGGGTGCTGCGGGAGTTCGTGACCGGCACGTGGCCGTACGGCGGCTTCTCGTGGGGGCGCGTCGCCGAGTCGCAGTCGACCAGCCCGCTCGCGCCGATGGTCGCGTGGCTGGGGATCTCGGGCGTCAGCTTCGTGATGGTGTGGCTGGTCGCCCTCCTGGTGGAGTCGCCCTTCACCGTGGAGGTGGGCTCGGCATCCCGCGCCCTGCTCGCCGGGATCGCGGTCGCACTGGTCTTCGCGGTGCCCGCCTGGCCGGCGACGACGCACGGGACCACGCGGATCGCGGCGGTGCAGGGGAACGGCCCCGCCGGGTACTTCGACAACGCGCCGGAGGGCGCCGTCTTCGACACGCAGGTCACCGAGACTCTGCAGATCCCGGCGAAGGAGCGCACCGGCGCGAACCGCGTCGACATGGTCGTGTGGCCGGAGGGGTCCGCGCTGCCGGATCCCACCCGCGATCCCCAGACGGCGGAGGCTCTGGATGCGCTCGGGCGGCTCTACAAGGCGCCGTTCATCGTCGGCACGATCACGCAGCGCGACGACAAGCTGTACAACACGTCGCTGCAGTGGGAGGCCGGGCGCGGCGCCGTCGACTACTACGACAAGAAGCACCCGGTGCCGTTCGGGGAGTACGTGCCGGACCGGGCCTTCTGGCGGCCGTTCGCGCCGTCGCTGATCGACCTGATCGGCCGCGACTACACGCCGGGGACCCGGGACAACGTGTTCGACGTGGGAGGTGTGCGCGCGGGCATCTCGATCTGCTTCGACATCGTGGACGACCAGCTGCTGACCGACATGATGCGCGGGGGAGCGCAGGTGATCCTGGCGCAGACGAACAACGCCGACTTCGGTGAGACGGATGAGAACCAGCAGCAGCTCGCCATCGCCCGGCTGCGGGCGATCGAGTCCGGCCGGTCGCTGGTCAACATCTCCACGGTCGGCAGCAGCCAGATCATCGGGCCGGACGGGAGCACGATCAGCTCTATCGCGCCGTTCAAGCCTGGTCACATGGTCGCGGACGTGCCTCTCGGGACGACGACCACACCGGCGACGCTCCTCAGCCGGGGGATCGAGTTCCTGGTCGCGGGGCTGGGCCTGTTCGGGCTGTTCGCCGCGTTCGTGGGCCGACGGAACCCGGCACTGCTGCCTCTCGTTCCGCTGCAGGAGCCGCGGCGCGCAGCGGACATGAAAAGGCCGTCCTCACCTCGACGGTGA
- a CDS encoding NfeD family protein, producing the protein MDIASFAWIVWLVLILVFVIIEMLSLDFVFLMMAIGSLGGLLSGLFGAPWWLQLIIAAVLSVVLIFFIRPPLLHALKRGGDPAKSNVDRLIGMGGVVVSTVTRATGLVKLQVGETWTARLDSPDGSRTELVPGEQVVVVSIEGATAVVAPAPVSAGTDGITERIAP; encoded by the coding sequence ATGGACATCGCATCCTTCGCCTGGATCGTGTGGCTGGTCCTCATCCTCGTGTTCGTCATCATCGAGATGCTGAGCCTCGATTTCGTCTTCCTCATGATGGCCATCGGCAGTCTCGGCGGGCTCCTCTCCGGTCTGTTCGGAGCGCCCTGGTGGCTGCAACTGATCATCGCCGCCGTGCTGTCCGTCGTGCTGATCTTCTTCATCCGGCCGCCCCTCCTCCATGCGCTGAAGCGCGGCGGAGACCCGGCGAAGAGCAACGTCGACCGGCTGATCGGGATGGGCGGCGTCGTCGTCTCCACCGTCACCCGCGCCACGGGCCTCGTGAAGCTGCAGGTCGGCGAGACGTGGACCGCGCGGCTCGACTCCCCGGACGGCTCCCGAACCGAGCTCGTGCCGGGCGAGCAGGTCGTCGTGGTCTCGATCGAGGGGGCCACCGCCGTCGTCGCCCCCGCACCGGTCTCCGCTGGAACCGACGGCATTACCGAGAGGATCGCGCCGTGA
- a CDS encoding glycerophosphodiester phosphodiesterase family protein — protein sequence MSFLDGRPPRVIAHRGLALDAPENTLLAFLRALNAGATHLETDIHASADGVAVIAHDPDLSRVAGRDVQVAQLTLSELRRIDLGHGQSFCSLAEALEAFPAARFNIDVKDARAAASAVEAIRAARATDRVLITSFAADRRKAVAAQLPGVACSPAVSEFLPVIAGAKLGLSALVRRSLAPFAAVQVPERRGPLRIVTPRTVERIHAAGAEVHVWTVNEPGDMIRLLDAGVDGIVTDRCDVLRRVVDARR from the coding sequence GTGAGCTTCCTCGACGGCAGGCCGCCGCGCGTCATCGCGCATCGCGGCCTGGCACTCGACGCGCCGGAGAACACGCTCCTGGCGTTCCTCCGCGCGCTCAACGCGGGCGCGACGCACCTCGAGACGGACATCCACGCGTCCGCCGACGGCGTCGCGGTCATCGCCCACGACCCGGACCTCTCCCGGGTCGCCGGACGCGACGTCCAGGTTGCGCAGCTGACGCTCTCCGAGCTCCGCCGCATCGATCTCGGTCACGGCCAGAGCTTCTGCTCGCTCGCCGAGGCGCTCGAGGCGTTCCCCGCCGCGCGCTTCAACATCGACGTCAAGGATGCGCGCGCAGCCGCCTCCGCGGTGGAGGCGATCCGCGCGGCCCGCGCCACCGACCGCGTGCTCATCACCAGCTTCGCCGCCGACCGGCGGAAGGCCGTCGCCGCCCAGCTGCCCGGCGTCGCCTGCTCCCCCGCCGTCTCCGAGTTCCTGCCGGTGATCGCAGGCGCCAAGCTCGGCCTCTCGGCCCTCGTGCGCCGCTCGCTCGCCCCGTTCGCCGCGGTCCAGGTGCCCGAGCGGCGCGGACCTCTGCGCATCGTGACCCCGCGGACGGTGGAGCGCATCCATGCCGCTGGAGCAGAGGTGCACGTGTGGACGGTGAACGAGCCCGGCGACATGATCCGCCTGCTCGACGCCGGCGTCGACGGCATCGTGACCGACCGCTGCGACGTTCTCCGCCGGGTGGTCGACGCCCGCCGCTGA
- a CDS encoding S9 family peptidase — MKAADLDLLVGVSTPTVHPGGGRAVVAVTHPSLSADATVGQLWTIPLGGHAAPKLLTRGFRDTAPRFSPDGRLLAFLRAEPKRPPQLFVVDAAGGEPVAVTDRKLGVTEFDWSPDGRTLAFVSREPEQGRYGTVEGIDPNGEPARRIQSLKYQANGVGYTIDRRAHVFVVSVPDVWAAPSPAPAPRPDGSSDPAPAVAEPRQLTDGPWDDGSISFSPDGRRIAFISARHASRDVDLRSNVFTVPVEGGDARDLTGPHGSYSMVDARFAPGGTLFFTAQDVGESGRDFVAKNTALYVIEADGETPRRLTDPEPVDLTESSIVPVRDDAVLVQDRRRGALVLVEVDAAGESRDLTDERTVVGGAGVAGETVVVSFADARTSGDVAVVDAGGLHRLTDLSAPLRATGIVEPVELTVTGRDGYPVHGWVLTPEGEGPHPVLLNIHGGPYASYTGALFDEAQVYVAAGYAVVMCNPRGAAGYGQEHGRVIRQRMGTVDLADVLDFLDGAIAETPGLDRERVGIMGGSYGGYLTAWTIAHDHRFAAAIVERGFLDPDAFVGTSDIGSFFGDEYTGTDPELMRSQSPQAVVDRVRTPTLVLHSSSDLRCPLSQAERYYAALKRRGVETELVVFPGEDHELSRSGRPRHRRERFDIILDWWAEHLPSRSNHR; from the coding sequence ATGAAGGCCGCCGATCTCGACCTGCTGGTCGGCGTCTCGACCCCGACGGTCCACCCCGGAGGGGGCCGGGCCGTCGTCGCCGTAACGCATCCCTCGCTGAGCGCCGACGCGACGGTCGGTCAGCTGTGGACCATCCCGCTCGGCGGTCACGCCGCCCCGAAGCTCCTGACGCGCGGCTTCCGCGACACCGCGCCGCGGTTCTCCCCGGACGGGCGGCTGCTCGCCTTCCTCCGGGCCGAGCCGAAACGCCCGCCGCAGCTCTTCGTGGTCGACGCGGCCGGCGGGGAGCCCGTCGCGGTCACGGACCGCAAGCTCGGCGTGACCGAGTTCGACTGGTCGCCCGACGGCCGCACGTTGGCGTTCGTCAGCCGCGAGCCGGAGCAGGGCCGCTACGGCACCGTGGAGGGCATCGACCCGAACGGGGAGCCCGCGCGGCGCATCCAGTCGCTCAAGTATCAGGCGAACGGCGTCGGCTACACGATCGACCGGCGGGCGCACGTGTTCGTCGTGTCCGTGCCCGACGTCTGGGCGGCGCCGTCGCCCGCCCCGGCGCCACGGCCGGACGGGTCCTCGGACCCGGCGCCCGCCGTGGCCGAGCCGCGTCAGCTGACCGACGGTCCGTGGGACGACGGCTCGATCTCGTTCTCGCCCGACGGGCGGAGGATCGCCTTCATCTCGGCACGCCACGCGAGCCGCGACGTCGACCTGCGATCGAACGTCTTCACCGTTCCGGTGGAGGGCGGGGACGCGCGCGACCTCACCGGGCCGCACGGTTCGTACAGCATGGTGGACGCCCGCTTCGCTCCGGGTGGCACGCTCTTCTTCACGGCTCAGGATGTGGGCGAGAGCGGCCGCGACTTCGTCGCCAAGAACACGGCGCTGTACGTGATCGAGGCCGACGGCGAGACGCCACGGCGGCTCACGGATCCGGAGCCGGTCGACCTGACCGAGTCGTCGATCGTCCCGGTCCGCGACGACGCCGTGCTGGTGCAGGACCGTCGTCGCGGAGCCCTCGTGCTGGTCGAGGTCGACGCGGCGGGGGAGAGCCGCGACCTGACGGACGAGCGCACCGTCGTCGGCGGCGCCGGCGTCGCGGGCGAGACCGTCGTCGTGTCGTTCGCCGACGCCCGGACCTCCGGCGACGTCGCCGTCGTGGACGCGGGCGGCCTTCACCGGCTGACCGACCTGTCGGCTCCGCTTCGCGCGACCGGCATCGTCGAGCCCGTCGAACTCACGGTGACCGGCCGCGACGGCTACCCGGTGCACGGGTGGGTGCTCACGCCGGAAGGCGAGGGTCCGCATCCGGTGCTTCTCAACATCCACGGCGGCCCGTACGCGTCCTACACCGGCGCCCTGTTCGACGAGGCGCAGGTCTACGTCGCCGCGGGCTACGCGGTCGTGATGTGCAACCCGCGCGGAGCCGCGGGCTACGGGCAGGAGCACGGTCGCGTCATCCGCCAGCGGATGGGCACGGTCGACCTGGCCGACGTGCTGGACTTCCTCGACGGCGCCATCGCCGAGACGCCCGGTCTCGACCGGGAACGCGTCGGCATCATGGGCGGCTCGTACGGCGGCTATCTGACGGCGTGGACGATCGCGCACGACCACCGCTTCGCCGCGGCGATCGTCGAACGCGGGTTCCTCGACCCGGACGCCTTCGTCGGGACGAGCGACATCGGCAGCTTCTTCGGCGACGAGTACACCGGCACCGACCCCGAGCTGATGCGGTCGCAGAGCCCGCAGGCGGTCGTCGACCGGGTGCGGACGCCGACGCTCGTGCTGCACTCGTCGAGCGACCTGCGCTGCCCGCTCAGCCAGGCCGAGCGCTACTACGCGGCGCTGAAGCGGCGCGGCGTGGAGACGGAGCTGGTCGTCTTCCCCGGTGAGGACCACGAGCTCAGCCGCAGCGGACGGCCGCGGCACCGCCGGGAGCGCTTCGACATCATCCTCGACTGGTGGGCGGAGCATCTGCCCAGCCGCAGCAACCACCGCTGA
- a CDS encoding SPFH domain-containing protein produces the protein MTDSTQLVVTIVVSVIVLIIAIFVLVTLFRAIRIIPQARAGVVERLGRYHKTLMPGLNVVVPFIDKVRPLIDMREQVVSFPPQPVITEDNLVVSIDTVVYFQVNDARAATYEIANYLGAVEQLTTTTLRNVVGGLNLEEALTSRDNINGQLRVVLDEATGKWGIRVARVELKAIEPPLSIQDSMEKQMRAERDRRAVILTAEGTKQSEILNAEGLRQAAILKAEGDAKAAVLRAEGEAQAITTVFGAIHKGNPDNLLLAYQYLQTLPKLADGPANKLWIIPSELTEALKGIGTAFAPGTAPTAGAPAAATAPTAPTADAAPIAPTESPAPPPAS, from the coding sequence GTGACCGATTCGACCCAGCTCGTCGTGACCATCGTCGTGAGCGTTATCGTCCTGATCATCGCGATCTTCGTGCTGGTCACGCTGTTCCGGGCGATCCGCATCATCCCGCAGGCCCGCGCTGGAGTGGTGGAGCGGCTCGGCCGGTACCACAAGACGCTCATGCCGGGGCTCAACGTGGTCGTGCCGTTCATCGACAAGGTCCGCCCGCTCATCGACATGCGCGAGCAGGTGGTCTCGTTCCCGCCGCAGCCGGTGATCACCGAGGACAACCTGGTCGTCTCGATCGACACGGTCGTCTACTTCCAGGTCAACGACGCGCGCGCCGCGACCTACGAGATCGCCAACTACCTCGGCGCCGTCGAGCAGCTCACCACCACCACGCTCCGCAACGTGGTCGGCGGGCTGAACCTCGAAGAGGCGCTGACGAGCCGCGACAACATCAACGGACAGCTGCGCGTTGTCCTCGACGAAGCCACCGGCAAGTGGGGCATCCGGGTGGCGCGCGTCGAGCTCAAGGCGATCGAGCCGCCCCTCTCCATCCAGGACTCGATGGAGAAGCAGATGCGCGCCGAGCGGGACCGCCGTGCCGTGATCCTGACCGCCGAGGGCACCAAGCAGTCCGAGATCCTGAACGCGGAAGGTCTGCGGCAGGCGGCGATCCTGAAGGCGGAGGGCGACGCGAAGGCCGCCGTGCTGCGCGCCGAGGGCGAGGCGCAGGCCATCACCACGGTGTTCGGGGCCATCCACAAGGGGAATCCGGACAACCTCCTGCTCGCCTACCAGTACCTCCAGACGCTTCCGAAGCTCGCCGACGGCCCCGCGAACAAGCTGTGGATCATCCCGAGCGAGCTCACCGAGGCCCTGAAGGGCATCGGCACCGCGTTCGCGCCCGGTACCGCGCCTACGGCCGGTGCGCCAGCGGCGGCGACCGCGCCGACCGCGCCGACGGCGGACGCCGCGCCCATCGCACCGACGGAATCGCCCGCTCCCCCGCCCGCATCGTGA
- a CDS encoding RNA polymerase-binding protein RbpA, with protein MADRSLRGMRLGAQSLQSEEGVVYSPRSRYTYLCSACGKDTEVVFSAEAEAPDTWECKHCGHEALLLVGDTPVEVDHSDVKTPRSHWDMLLERRTRAELEELLEERLQYLRARRGTSEHKHSA; from the coding sequence ATGGCAGATCGAAGCTTGCGCGGTATGAGACTCGGCGCCCAGAGCTTACAGAGCGAAGAAGGCGTCGTCTACTCTCCGCGTTCCCGTTACACCTACCTGTGTTCTGCGTGCGGCAAGGACACCGAGGTGGTGTTCTCGGCCGAGGCCGAGGCCCCCGACACCTGGGAGTGCAAGCACTGCGGGCATGAGGCCCTTCTGCTCGTCGGTGACACCCCCGTCGAGGTCGACCACTCGGACGTCAAGACGCCGCGCAGCCACTGGGACATGCTGCTCGAGCGCCGCACCCGCGCCGAACTGGAGGAGCTCCTCGAGGAGCGCCTGCAGTACCTGCGGGCGCGCCGGGGAACCAGCGAGCACAAGCACAGCGCCTGA